The proteins below come from a single Rosa rugosa chromosome 2, drRosRugo1.1, whole genome shotgun sequence genomic window:
- the LOC133728617 gene encoding mediator of RNA polymerase II transcription subunit 15a-like isoform X1, with translation MMIQILMDTNINSDQRPPQGGEASHDAGDWRMYLMPDSRQRIVNKILDTLKRHLSFSGQEGLLELKRIALRFEEKVYATASSQSDYLRTIALKMLTVEGKEVATSPPSNLKRHRVLAFETD, from the exons ATTTTGATGGATACCAATATCAACAGTGATCAGAGGCCTCCACAGGGTGGAGAAGCCTCGCATGACGCCGGCGATTGGAGGATGTACTTGATGCCAGATTCAAGGCAAAGAATTGTCAACAAGAT ACTTGATACGTTGAAGAGGCATCTCTCCTTCTCTGGCCAAGAGGGGTTGCTTGAACTGAAGAGAATTGCTTTAAGGTTTGAGGAAAAGGTGTATGCTACTGCATCAAGCCAG TCGGATTATCTACGAACTATTGCTCTGAAGATGCTTACCGTTGAGGGCAAGGAAGTTGCAACCAGTCCCCCCTCCAACCTGAAACGGCATCGTGTCCTTGCTTTTGAAACAGATTAA
- the LOC133728617 gene encoding mediator of RNA polymerase II transcription subunit 15a-like isoform X2 gives MDTNINSDQRPPQGGEASHDAGDWRMYLMPDSRQRIVNKILDTLKRHLSFSGQEGLLELKRIALRFEEKVYATASSQSDYLRTIALKMLTVEGKEVATSPPSNLKRHRVLAFETD, from the exons ATGGATACCAATATCAACAGTGATCAGAGGCCTCCACAGGGTGGAGAAGCCTCGCATGACGCCGGCGATTGGAGGATGTACTTGATGCCAGATTCAAGGCAAAGAATTGTCAACAAGAT ACTTGATACGTTGAAGAGGCATCTCTCCTTCTCTGGCCAAGAGGGGTTGCTTGAACTGAAGAGAATTGCTTTAAGGTTTGAGGAAAAGGTGTATGCTACTGCATCAAGCCAG TCGGATTATCTACGAACTATTGCTCTGAAGATGCTTACCGTTGAGGGCAAGGAAGTTGCAACCAGTCCCCCCTCCAACCTGAAACGGCATCGTGTCCTTGCTTTTGAAACAGATTAA